The Choristoneura fumiferana chromosome 10, NRCan_CFum_1, whole genome shotgun sequence genome has a segment encoding these proteins:
- the LOC141432192 gene encoding endoplasmic reticulum lectin 1-like isoform X2: MRGVCLLVLSVIGAVLSIEHDYKGFDDSILFGINWPGAQEALENLVDGEAKPQAQQNKEILLVSTSQKEKYECHLPELLTKETNSIEEYDGPSPINLLKLLFTQKICSYRLESYWSYEVCHGRYIRQYHEEREGKVVKTQEYFLGHWSIEKQAKLDEVAKIAQESRATPPTTKVEGMALPYVELVMDEGTLCDLSNKPRKTRVQYVCYTHGKHEVYSFKETSTCEYEIIILTPLLCEHPQFKTKEVGENIIDCLPVGDSPRKPRSLLKAEVDSLRFHQQTIRLSNNDGETHLKFELHPLGEGDDLAEESAKAAQVAEKPLPMISDDSPTRAFLNGENCLNGGTGWWKYEFCYGQHVVQYHINRNGEKTTLLLGKFDEQAHLDWIKENKGKAPKPIDQRTSISHFYSGGDVCDKTGKPRQTEVKLKCLENSSSSAQVSLYLLEPRTCHYILGVESPLICDILPYADENGLIKSKPVLGRIEEKKELKEEDEVAPEDVPKLGND; this comes from the exons ATGAGAGGTGTATGCTTATTAGTTTTAAGCGTAATTGGAGCTGTGTTGTCTATTGAGCACGATTATAAGGGATTTGACGACAGTATATTGTTCGGTATAAATTGGCCCGGCGCTCAAGAAGCACTGGAAAATCTAGTTGATGGAGAAGCAAAACCTCAG GCCCAACAGAACAAAGAAATCCTTCTAGTATCAACGTCACAAAAAGAAAAGTACGAGTGCCATTTGCCAGAGCTGCTTACCAAAGAGACCAACAGCATCGAGGAGTATGACGGCCCATCTCCCATCAATCTATTGAAGCTACTGTTCACCCAGAAGATATGCTCGTACCGGCTGGAGAGTTATTGGAGCTATGAGGTGTGCCACGGACGGTACATCAGGCAGTATCATGAGGAAAGAGAGG GCAAAGTGGTGAAGACCCAAGAGTATTTCCTTGGCCATTGGAGCATCGAGAAACAAGCCAAACTAGACGAAGTCGCGAAGATTGCGCAGGAGTCCCGCGCGACGCCTCCCACCACCAAAGTGGAGGGGATGGCGCTGCCTTATGTAGAGCTGGTCATGGATGAAG GCACACTATGCGATCTGAGCAACAAACCGCGTAAAACCCGCGTCCAATACGTCTGCTATACCCACGGAAAGCACGAAGTCTACTCCTTCAAGGAAACTTCTACGTGCGAGTACGAAATCATCATACTGACCCCGCTCCTCTGCGAACATCCTCAGTTTAAGACCAAAGAAGTTGGTGAAAATATCATAGACTGCCTGCCTGTCGGCGACTCGCCTCGGAAACCGAGGAGTTTGTTGAAAGCTGAGGTTGATAGCTTGAGGTTCCACCAGCAAACTATAAGGTTGAGTAATAAT GACGGCGAGACCCACTTGAAGTTCGAGCTGCACCCTCTCGGCGAAGGCGACGATTTGGCCGAGGAAAGTGCGAAGGCAGCGCAGGTAGCCGAGAAGCCACTGCCCATGATATCGGACGACTCGCCCACTAGAGCCTTCCTGAACGGGGAAAACTGCCTGAATGGG GGTACAGGCTGGTGGAAATACGAGTTCTGTTACGGCCAGCACGTAGTCCAGTACCACATCAACCGCAACGGGGAGAAAACTACCCTGCTGCTGGGGAAATTCGATGAGCAAGCGCACTTGGATTGGATCAAGGAGAACAAGGGGAAAGCGCCTAAGCCTATCG ATCAACGCACGTCCATATCCCATTTCTATTCCGGAGGGGACGTGTGCGACAAAACCGGCAAACCTCGCCAAACTGAAGTCAAACTGAAATGCTTAGAAAACTCCTCCAGTTCAGCCCAAGTGTCCCTCTACCTGTTGGAACCGAGAACTTGCCACTATATCCTAGGAGTAGAATCACCACTGATATGTGATATTCTTCCTTACGCCGATGAAAATGGACTGATCAAGTCTAAACCAGTCTTAGGGAGGATAGAAGAGAAGAAAGAGCTGAAAGAAGAAGACGAGGTGGCGCCAGAAGATGTACCAAAATTAGGAAATGATTAG
- the LOC141432192 gene encoding endoplasmic reticulum lectin 1-like isoform X1: MRGVCLLVLSVIGAVLSIEHDYKGFDDSILFGINWPGAQEALENLVDGEAKPQAQQNKEILLVSTSQKEKYECHLPELLTKETNSIEEYDGPSPINLLKLLFTQKICSYRLESYWSYEVCHGRYIRQYHEEREGKVVKTQEYFLGHWSIEKQAKLDEVAKIAQESRATPPTTKVEGMALPYVELVMDEGTLCDLSNKPRKTRVQYVCYTHGKHEVYSFKETSTCEYEIIILTPLLCEHPQFKTKEVGENIIDCLPVGDSPRKPRSLLKAEVDSLRFHQQTIRLSNNERDSKDILAVLKVEKIDKDGETHLKFELHPLGEGDDLAEESAKAAQVAEKPLPMISDDSPTRAFLNGENCLNGGTGWWKYEFCYGQHVVQYHINRNGEKTTLLLGKFDEQAHLDWIKENKGKAPKPIDQRTSISHFYSGGDVCDKTGKPRQTEVKLKCLENSSSSAQVSLYLLEPRTCHYILGVESPLICDILPYADENGLIKSKPVLGRIEEKKELKEEDEVAPEDVPKLGND; this comes from the exons ATGAGAGGTGTATGCTTATTAGTTTTAAGCGTAATTGGAGCTGTGTTGTCTATTGAGCACGATTATAAGGGATTTGACGACAGTATATTGTTCGGTATAAATTGGCCCGGCGCTCAAGAAGCACTGGAAAATCTAGTTGATGGAGAAGCAAAACCTCAG GCCCAACAGAACAAAGAAATCCTTCTAGTATCAACGTCACAAAAAGAAAAGTACGAGTGCCATTTGCCAGAGCTGCTTACCAAAGAGACCAACAGCATCGAGGAGTATGACGGCCCATCTCCCATCAATCTATTGAAGCTACTGTTCACCCAGAAGATATGCTCGTACCGGCTGGAGAGTTATTGGAGCTATGAGGTGTGCCACGGACGGTACATCAGGCAGTATCATGAGGAAAGAGAGG GCAAAGTGGTGAAGACCCAAGAGTATTTCCTTGGCCATTGGAGCATCGAGAAACAAGCCAAACTAGACGAAGTCGCGAAGATTGCGCAGGAGTCCCGCGCGACGCCTCCCACCACCAAAGTGGAGGGGATGGCGCTGCCTTATGTAGAGCTGGTCATGGATGAAG GCACACTATGCGATCTGAGCAACAAACCGCGTAAAACCCGCGTCCAATACGTCTGCTATACCCACGGAAAGCACGAAGTCTACTCCTTCAAGGAAACTTCTACGTGCGAGTACGAAATCATCATACTGACCCCGCTCCTCTGCGAACATCCTCAGTTTAAGACCAAAGAAGTTGGTGAAAATATCATAGACTGCCTGCCTGTCGGCGACTCGCCTCGGAAACCGAGGAGTTTGTTGAAAGCTGAGGTTGATAGCTTGAGGTTCCACCAGCAAACTATAAGGTTGAGTAATAAT GAGAGAGACTCTAAGGACATTCTAGCTGTCTTGAAGGTTGAGAAAATTGATAAG GACGGCGAGACCCACTTGAAGTTCGAGCTGCACCCTCTCGGCGAAGGCGACGATTTGGCCGAGGAAAGTGCGAAGGCAGCGCAGGTAGCCGAGAAGCCACTGCCCATGATATCGGACGACTCGCCCACTAGAGCCTTCCTGAACGGGGAAAACTGCCTGAATGGG GGTACAGGCTGGTGGAAATACGAGTTCTGTTACGGCCAGCACGTAGTCCAGTACCACATCAACCGCAACGGGGAGAAAACTACCCTGCTGCTGGGGAAATTCGATGAGCAAGCGCACTTGGATTGGATCAAGGAGAACAAGGGGAAAGCGCCTAAGCCTATCG ATCAACGCACGTCCATATCCCATTTCTATTCCGGAGGGGACGTGTGCGACAAAACCGGCAAACCTCGCCAAACTGAAGTCAAACTGAAATGCTTAGAAAACTCCTCCAGTTCAGCCCAAGTGTCCCTCTACCTGTTGGAACCGAGAACTTGCCACTATATCCTAGGAGTAGAATCACCACTGATATGTGATATTCTTCCTTACGCCGATGAAAATGGACTGATCAAGTCTAAACCAGTCTTAGGGAGGATAGAAGAGAAGAAAGAGCTGAAAGAAGAAGACGAGGTGGCGCCAGAAGATGTACCAAAATTAGGAAATGATTAG
- the LOC141432193 gene encoding protein cornichon-like, protein MAFSFPAFSYIIALIIDAFLIFFSIFHVIAFDELKTDYKNPIDQCNSLNPLVLPEYLLHLLINVLFLLSGEWFSLLINVPLILYHIHRYRTRPVMSGPGLYDPTSIMNSDVLTVCQREGWIKLAFYLLSFFLYLYGMIVVLIAA, encoded by the exons ATGGCGTTTAGCTTCCCAGCCTTTTCCTATATTATAGCCCTAATAATAGATGCATtcctaatatttttctcaatATTCCACGTAATAGCCTTCGATGAACTGAAAACCGATTATAAGAATCCAATAGATCAATGCAACAGCCTTAACCCG cTTGTCCTGCCAGAATATCTGCTGCACTTATTGATTAACGTGCTATTCTTGCTGTCAGGAGAATGGTTTTCACTGTTGATAAACGTGCCTTTGATTTTGTATCACATACACAG ATATCGAACACGGCCGGTGATGTCGGGGCCCGGCCTGTATGACCCCACTAGCATTATGAATTCAGATGTTTTGACAGTATGCCAGAGGGAAGGATGGATCAAGCTGGCATTCTACCTGTTATCATTCTTTTTGTACTTATACGG GATGATTGTGGTGCTGATTGCGGCGTAA